Proteins from a genomic interval of Psychrobacter urativorans:
- the nuoJ gene encoding NADH-quinone oxidoreductase subunit J, whose protein sequence is MTILNNPDLVGFYALAAVAIFASLRVVIHANPVHAILSMIVSLLAVAGIMFVLGAPFAGALEIIVYAGAILILFVFVIMMLNLGIRNERQEEGWLDAKTWAVPTGLTIIIAVILYALIGLNHDEAAVIGGATIPAKAVGTALFSKYMMLVEVAALLLLAALVAAYHLGKESLNDEIDYQHNVDRRDDGVKRYLHDTNENNEAVNEINEPYEYKAVDPHDYVGMQKVTRKESD, encoded by the coding sequence ATGACTATTTTAAACAATCCTGATTTAGTAGGGTTTTACGCACTCGCAGCAGTGGCTATTTTTGCCAGTCTGCGCGTCGTTATTCATGCCAATCCCGTGCACGCCATCTTATCGATGATTGTGTCGCTACTGGCAGTGGCTGGCATCATGTTTGTGCTGGGTGCACCGTTTGCAGGGGCACTTGAGATTATTGTTTATGCTGGTGCGATTCTAATTCTATTCGTCTTTGTAATTATGATGCTCAATTTAGGCATTAGAAATGAGCGCCAAGAAGAAGGATGGCTTGATGCTAAAACGTGGGCAGTGCCAACTGGACTGACGATTATTATTGCTGTGATACTGTATGCCCTGATTGGTCTCAATCATGATGAGGCTGCTGTTATTGGTGGTGCTACTATTCCCGCGAAAGCAGTCGGTACGGCATTATTTAGTAAGTATATGATGTTGGTTGAAGTGGCGGCATTATTATTACTGGCAGCATTGGTAGCCGCTTATCATTTAGGTAAAGAATCACTAAATGATGAGATTGATTATCAGCATAATGTTGATAGACGAGATGATGGCGTTAAAAGATATCTCCATGATACTAATGAGAATAACGAAGCTGTTAATGAGATAAATGAACCTTATGAATATAAGGCTGTTGATCCCCATGATTATGTGGGTATGCAGAAAGTCACGCGCAAGGAGTCTGACTGA
- the nuoI gene encoding NADH-quinone oxidoreductase subunit NuoI encodes MFTTIKKTVIGVFTIVRSMWMVNSHAIRPRDTILYPEVPVPVPPRFRGRIILSRDPDGDERCVACNLCAVACPVGCISLQKAEREDGRWYPEFFRINFSRCIFCGLCEEACPTTAIQMTPDFEMGEYVRQDLVYEKEHLLISGPGKYPDYNYYRVSGMAVADKPKGAAQNEAAPIDLRSLLP; translated from the coding sequence ATGTTTACTACGATAAAAAAGACTGTCATTGGTGTATTTACCATTGTTCGCAGCATGTGGATGGTCAATAGCCACGCGATACGACCACGCGATACCATATTGTATCCTGAAGTACCGGTACCGGTACCACCACGGTTTCGGGGACGCATCATATTATCTCGCGACCCTGATGGCGATGAGCGCTGCGTCGCTTGTAACTTATGCGCGGTGGCATGTCCAGTGGGCTGTATCTCGTTGCAAAAAGCGGAACGTGAAGATGGGCGTTGGTATCCAGAGTTTTTCCGTATTAACTTCTCGCGCTGTATTTTTTGCGGGTTGTGCGAAGAAGCGTGTCCCACGACTGCTATTCAGATGACCCCTGATTTTGAGATGGGCGAATATGTGCGTCAAGACTTGGTCTATGAAAAAGAACATTTGCTTATCTCAGGACCGGGTAAATATCCTGATTATAACTATTATCGCGTATCCGGTATGGCGGTGGCAGATAAACCGAAAGGCGCAGCACAAAACGAAGCTGCACCTATTGATCTAAGGAGCTTGCTGCCGTGA
- the nuoL gene encoding NADH-quinone oxidoreductase subunit L, whose amino-acid sequence MNLLPLTFIFPLIGFLILAFMRDKLSEQVAAIVGVGSMLLSSLCTLFVSYTFLTTQPAGTVVEVPMWTWMQVGDFAPSFGLSFDGLALTMIGVVTGVGFLIHLFAAWYMRGEDGFGRFFSYMNLFVASMLLLVLGDNLLLLYLGWEGVGICSYLLIGFYFQDRANGRAAIKAFTITRIGDVFLAFGLFLLFREFGTLNIQEIITRAPQIFDMNNPTMILTTMMLVGGAMGKSAQLPLHSWLADAMAGPTPVSALIHAATMVTAGVYLIARMHPLFLLTPGVLLYWVGAVGALTLVVAGLCALVQTDIKRILAYSTMSQIGYMFLALGVGAWQGAIFHLMTHAFFKALLFLSSGAVILAVHHEQNIFKMGGLRKKIPLVFWCYIVGGGALAAIPWVTVGFYSKEAILWEAYATGHQFLFYMGVFGAFLTAIYTFRMIWIIFFGEEKTHAHKLSGVSYWLPLSVLLVLSTAVGAFITPPLQGVLPESVGHLLEVANQAHDKHTAEFIAMGAMLAGLIIAALLYVVDKGRMLTSFKQTRIGSALYHWCYNGLGFDALYDIVFVKPFLLIGRLFKADPIDKMWNILPMLVSAGNKALSATQTGSLRGYATSFGLGVAVLLVLVIMTVV is encoded by the coding sequence ATGAATTTATTACCATTAACCTTTATATTTCCGCTCATTGGCTTTTTGATTTTAGCCTTTATGCGTGACAAACTCAGTGAGCAGGTAGCGGCAATAGTGGGTGTGGGTAGCATGTTGCTATCATCACTATGTACATTATTCGTCAGTTATACTTTTTTAACCACTCAGCCTGCGGGTACGGTGGTTGAAGTTCCTATGTGGACGTGGATGCAAGTTGGTGATTTTGCGCCAAGCTTTGGGTTAAGTTTTGATGGCTTAGCCTTAACGATGATCGGGGTTGTTACCGGAGTCGGCTTTTTAATTCATCTTTTTGCCGCTTGGTATATGAGAGGCGAAGACGGCTTTGGGCGCTTTTTTAGCTATATGAATCTGTTTGTCGCCAGCATGTTGTTATTGGTGTTAGGCGATAACTTATTATTATTATATCTTGGCTGGGAAGGCGTTGGTATTTGTTCTTACTTGCTGATTGGTTTTTACTTCCAAGACCGTGCCAATGGTCGCGCGGCGATCAAAGCGTTTACGATCACTCGCATTGGTGATGTATTTTTAGCATTTGGATTGTTTTTATTATTCCGTGAATTTGGGACGCTTAATATTCAAGAGATTATTACTCGTGCGCCTCAAATATTCGATATGAATAATCCGACCATGATTTTGACGACCATGATGTTGGTTGGTGGGGCAATGGGTAAATCGGCGCAGCTACCGCTACATTCGTGGTTGGCTGATGCAATGGCAGGTCCTACGCCAGTTTCAGCGCTGATTCACGCGGCAACGATGGTGACAGCAGGCGTTTATTTAATCGCGCGTATGCATCCGTTATTCTTATTAACCCCAGGTGTTTTATTGTACTGGGTTGGTGCTGTTGGGGCGTTGACATTAGTGGTCGCTGGACTTTGTGCATTGGTGCAGACTGACATTAAGCGTATCTTAGCGTATTCAACCATGAGTCAAATCGGCTATATGTTCTTAGCGTTAGGCGTTGGTGCATGGCAAGGCGCTATTTTTCACTTGATGACACACGCTTTCTTTAAAGCGTTGTTATTCTTATCGTCAGGTGCGGTTATCCTTGCGGTACACCATGAGCAAAATATCTTTAAGATGGGTGGTTTGCGTAAGAAGATACCATTGGTGTTTTGGTGTTATATCGTCGGTGGCGGTGCATTAGCGGCGATACCTTGGGTGACGGTTGGTTTCTACTCAAAAGAAGCGATTCTTTGGGAAGCCTATGCAACCGGTCATCAATTCCTGTTTTATATGGGTGTGTTTGGCGCGTTCTTAACCGCTATCTATACGTTCCGTATGATTTGGATTATCTTCTTTGGCGAAGAAAAGACACATGCACATAAATTGTCTGGCGTGTCGTATTGGTTGCCACTTAGCGTATTGTTAGTGTTATCAACGGCAGTTGGGGCATTCATTACACCACCATTACAGGGCGTATTGCCAGAGAGCGTTGGACATTTATTAGAAGTTGCCAATCAAGCACATGATAAGCATACGGCTGAATTTATTGCGATGGGTGCCATGCTTGCGGGTCTTATTATAGCGGCATTATTATATGTGGTGGATAAGGGTCGGATGCTGACAAGCTTTAAGCAGACACGTATTGGTTCTGCGCTATATCATTGGTGTTATAACGGTTTGGGCTTCGATGCGCTATACGATATCGTTTTTGTAAAACCCTTTTTACTCATTGGTCGCTTATTCAAAGCTGACCCTATTGATAAAATGTGGAATATATTGCCAATGCTGGTATCAGCGGGTAATAAAGCGTTGTCTGCGACGCAAACGGGGTCACTTCGAGGCTATGCTACAAGCTTTGGCTTGGGTGTCGCTGTGCTGTTGGTGCTGGTAATTATGACGGTGGTATAA
- the nuoM gene encoding NADH-quinone oxidoreductase subunit M: MIELQQTWMLPALIAVPFIAGLLCWLVERVNKRLPRWIALIGMILTFALSIALWQLGDFSGMSKQVIAPDAAVPWVAQFSVPWIPSLGISFHLAMDGLSLLMVGLTGLLGVAAVACSWNEIQRRVGFFHLNLLWSLGGVIGVFLAIDMFLFFFFWEMMLVPIYFLIAIWGHDVPGKTKEYAATKFFLYTQASGLIMLIGILILVIINYTYRGAVSFNYNDLLGTPLGGWEYPIMLCFFIGFAVKLPIIPFHGWLPDAHAQAPTAGSVDLAGVLIKTAAYGLIRFVLPLFPAASHEFAPIAMTLGTIGIFYGAWLAFMQTDMKRLLAYTSISHMGFVVLAIYAGTLLSLQGLMIQMLAHGLSSAALFIMAGQLYERLHTRDLTLMGGMWGQFRYYAPILMFFCAALLGIPGTGNFIGEFMILFGSFADYPVFVVLATFSLILAGLYSLILIHRALFGANNIKEVALHETKSHGLPERRLKDLGKRELSLLLLLAMGLVWLGLYPQPFLDTSSHAMQWINNAYVNSQVTQVDASQLLDAMEAR; encoded by the coding sequence ATGATAGAGTTACAACAAACGTGGATGCTACCAGCATTAATCGCAGTGCCGTTTATAGCGGGTCTGCTATGTTGGTTAGTTGAGCGGGTTAATAAACGTCTGCCGCGCTGGATTGCTTTGATCGGTATGATACTGACCTTTGCGCTATCGATAGCGTTATGGCAGCTTGGTGATTTCTCAGGCATGAGTAAACAGGTGATAGCACCTGATGCTGCGGTGCCATGGGTTGCTCAATTTAGTGTGCCGTGGATACCAAGCCTTGGTATTAGCTTCCATTTAGCGATGGATGGTTTATCGCTATTGATGGTTGGATTGACAGGACTATTAGGGGTTGCTGCGGTTGCTTGTTCGTGGAATGAGATTCAACGTCGTGTAGGGTTTTTCCACCTGAACTTATTGTGGAGTTTGGGCGGTGTTATCGGTGTTTTCTTAGCCATTGATATGTTCTTATTCTTCTTCTTTTGGGAGATGATGTTGGTGCCTATCTACTTCTTGATTGCCATTTGGGGTCATGATGTACCGGGCAAAACCAAAGAATACGCGGCGACCAAGTTCTTCTTATATACCCAAGCGTCTGGGCTTATTATGCTTATCGGCATTTTAATCTTGGTGATTATTAATTACACCTATCGCGGTGCAGTTAGCTTTAATTATAATGATTTGCTCGGTACGCCTCTTGGCGGCTGGGAATATCCGATTATGCTGTGCTTCTTTATTGGCTTTGCGGTTAAGTTGCCGATTATTCCCTTCCATGGTTGGTTGCCTGATGCGCATGCGCAAGCACCAACAGCGGGTTCGGTGGATTTGGCAGGGGTACTGATTAAGACCGCGGCTTATGGTTTGATTCGCTTTGTGTTACCGTTGTTTCCAGCGGCATCGCATGAGTTTGCTCCGATTGCTATGACCTTAGGTACGATTGGTATCTTTTATGGCGCATGGCTAGCCTTTATGCAAACCGATATGAAACGTTTGCTGGCTTATACCAGTATTTCGCACATGGGGTTTGTGGTGTTGGCGATTTATGCCGGAACTTTACTAAGCTTACAGGGTCTGATGATTCAGATGTTGGCACATGGTTTAAGCTCAGCGGCGCTATTTATTATGGCCGGTCAGCTTTATGAGCGTCTGCATACTCGCGATCTGACCTTGATGGGTGGTATGTGGGGGCAGTTCCGTTATTATGCGCCGATACTCATGTTCTTCTGTGCCGCGTTATTAGGTATACCGGGTACCGGGAACTTTATCGGCGAGTTTATGATTCTGTTCGGCTCGTTCGCTGACTATCCAGTATTTGTGGTATTGGCAACGTTCAGTTTGATTTTAGCTGGTCTGTATTCGCTTATTTTGATTCATCGTGCGCTCTTTGGGGCGAACAATATTAAAGAAGTGGCGTTACATGAGACTAAGTCACACGGTTTACCTGAGCGTCGCCTAAAAGATTTGGGCAAGCGCGAGTTGTCATTACTGCTCTTGTTAGCGATGGGATTAGTATGGCTTGGGCTTTATCCGCAGCCGTTCCTTGATACGTCAAGTCATGCGATGCAGTGGATTAATAATGCGTATGTTAATAGTCAGGTGACACAAGTAGATGCGTCGCAGTTACTTGATGCAATGGAGGCACGTTAA
- the nuoK gene encoding NADH-quinone oxidoreductase subunit NuoK, with product MGMIPMSHGLILAGILFAIGLGGVMVRRNFLFMLMSLEIMMNAAALAFVVAGSRWMDPDGQIMFIFILTLAAAEASIGLAILLQFYHKRGHLDVDSASEMKG from the coding sequence CTGGGTATGATACCGATGAGCCATGGGTTGATATTGGCGGGTATTTTATTTGCGATTGGTCTGGGCGGTGTGATGGTTCGGCGTAACTTTCTATTTATGCTGATGAGTTTAGAGATCATGATGAATGCCGCTGCGTTAGCATTTGTGGTGGCAGGCAGTCGCTGGATGGATCCAGATGGACAAATTATGTTTATCTTTATTTTGACCTTAGCAGCCGCTGAAGCCTCAATTGGTTTGGCTATATTATTGCAGTTTTATCATAAGCGTGGGCATCTTGATGTCGATAGCGCCAGTGAGATGAAAGGATGA
- the nuoH gene encoding NADH-quinone oxidoreductase subunit NuoH has protein sequence MMTFETWSILFMVVQSIVIFLVVVIVAAMMIIYERRMLALWQDRYGPNRVGPFGSLQLVADMLKIFFKEDWTPNFTDKFIFTLAPAVAMFTALASFAIIPVSPTLGVADWDIGILFFFAMAGIAIYAVMFGGWASANKFSLLGGLRSAAQTISYEVFLGLSLMGVVALTGSFNLREIVEAQADGWYIIPQFLGFLTFVVAGVAVTHRHPFDQPEAEQELAEGYHVEYSGMKFGMFFIGEYVNVVLISALMTCLFFGGWLAPFNLNIPFVPPAFWFMIKTLFFMTMFILARGSLMRPRYDQVMNFGWKVCLPVTLINLLVTAAVILIFSPTL, from the coding sequence ATGATGACCTTTGAGACGTGGTCAATCCTATTTATGGTTGTACAATCCATTGTCATTTTTTTGGTGGTTGTGATTGTGGCTGCTATGATGATTATTTATGAGCGTCGTATGTTAGCACTGTGGCAAGACCGTTATGGTCCTAACCGTGTTGGTCCTTTTGGCTCATTACAATTAGTCGCTGATATGCTCAAAATCTTCTTTAAAGAGGATTGGACCCCAAATTTCACTGATAAATTTATCTTTACATTGGCGCCTGCAGTTGCCATGTTCACGGCATTGGCTTCTTTTGCTATTATTCCGGTATCGCCAACACTTGGTGTGGCAGATTGGGACATCGGCATATTATTCTTCTTTGCCATGGCAGGTATCGCTATTTACGCGGTGATGTTTGGTGGTTGGGCGTCCGCAAATAAGTTCTCGCTACTGGGTGGACTACGTTCTGCCGCGCAAACCATCAGTTATGAGGTCTTTTTAGGCTTGTCATTGATGGGTGTAGTGGCGTTGACAGGCTCATTTAATCTACGTGAAATTGTCGAAGCTCAAGCCGATGGCTGGTATATTATTCCGCAGTTTTTAGGGTTCTTAACCTTTGTCGTGGCGGGTGTTGCGGTTACCCATAGACATCCGTTTGACCAACCAGAAGCAGAACAAGAGCTTGCTGAAGGCTATCATGTTGAATATTCTGGCATGAAATTTGGTATGTTCTTTATCGGTGAGTACGTCAACGTGGTTCTGATTTCAGCGTTAATGACTTGTCTGTTCTTTGGTGGCTGGCTTGCCCCTTTTAATTTAAATATTCCATTTGTACCACCTGCTTTTTGGTTCATGATTAAGACTCTGTTCTTTATGACCATGTTTATTTTGGCTCGTGGTTCGCTCATGCGTCCACGCTATGATCAGGTGATGAATTTTGGTTGGAAAGTTTGTCTACCGGTGACCTTGATTAATTTATTGGTTACTGCGGCAGTCATTTTGATTTTCTCTCCAACGCTGTAA
- a CDS encoding mechanosensitive ion channel family protein: MEFLGFTLDVATLTENGLSLLFKVIIALLIFVFGRWLAHKVVNFANRLMVRSRIEHTAANFLSRLLYGILLVIIVLAALNKVGVHTTSVVAILGGAAVAIGLSLKDQLSNFAAGIMIVTFRPFVRGDYVQIKEFTGTIKEITLVNTHMTTVNNHDIIIPNSSITTSAVINYTTLPNRRVDITIGIGYDADIKTAKNILLELANSNAMSLSEPAPIVRVTNLGDNSVDLTLNVWTSNDDWWSMQCDLLEQFKYALDDNKIDMPFPQRSVHVKGLEQLVNKEQTPKPPLDNLHKEK, encoded by the coding sequence ATGGAATTTTTAGGATTTACCCTTGATGTGGCAACACTCACCGAAAATGGCTTGAGCTTATTATTTAAAGTCATTATTGCGTTGCTTATTTTTGTATTTGGGCGCTGGCTGGCTCACAAAGTGGTCAATTTTGCCAATCGATTGATGGTGCGTAGCCGTATAGAACATACAGCCGCGAACTTTTTAAGTCGATTGTTATACGGCATATTATTGGTCATCATTGTCCTTGCCGCGCTGAATAAAGTTGGCGTACATACCACTTCAGTGGTTGCGATTTTGGGCGGTGCTGCGGTTGCGATAGGACTGTCATTAAAGGATCAACTGTCAAATTTTGCAGCGGGTATTATGATTGTAACCTTTCGCCCCTTTGTACGTGGCGACTACGTGCAGATTAAGGAATTTACGGGCACGATTAAAGAGATTACCTTAGTCAATACCCATATGACGACGGTTAATAATCATGACATCATCATTCCGAACAGCAGTATCACTACCTCAGCCGTTATCAACTATACGACGCTGCCCAATCGCCGCGTCGATATTACCATTGGTATTGGCTATGATGCCGATATAAAAACCGCAAAAAATATCCTACTGGAATTGGCGAATAGCAATGCCATGTCACTTAGTGAACCTGCGCCCATTGTTCGGGTAACCAATTTGGGCGATAACTCCGTTGATTTGACCCTCAATGTTTGGACGAGCAATGATGACTGGTGGAGTATGCAGTGTGATTTGCTTGAGCAGTTTAAATATGCATTGGATGATAATAAAATCGATATGCCCTTTCCGCAGCGCAGTGTTCATGTTAAAGGGTTAGAGCAGCTGGTGAATAAAGAGCAAACGCCCAAGCCACCGCTGGATAATTTGCATAAAGAAAAGTGA
- a CDS encoding ferredoxin--NADP reductase yields the protein MSDTIQTVTVLSKTTWTPNLFSFTVTRPDSFKFTAGQFVRLGVNPSRLKYHQHQDTQESEHAPDEDVFRAYSIVSSPFDEVLEFFSIVIPDGAFTSQLQHLQVGDELLLNTMPFGFLTLARYQQPLPKDLWLLATGTGLAPFLSMLQDLQTWQDYGHIVLAYSARTADELAYVDKIKQLQDDFGLLVDNPARLIFVPIVTREPVDGALGARLPKLLLEGTLQQQAGIALEIDSAHVMVCGNPEMVDDTKEALKTLGLVMNRRGEGNIAVENYW from the coding sequence ATGAGTGATACTATTCAAACGGTAACCGTGCTCAGTAAAACCACATGGACGCCCAATCTTTTTAGTTTTACCGTCACGCGCCCCGATAGCTTTAAATTTACGGCTGGACAATTTGTACGCTTGGGCGTGAACCCAAGTCGCTTAAAGTATCATCAGCACCAAGACACACAAGAATCAGAACACGCACCGGATGAAGATGTTTTTCGGGCTTATTCTATTGTGTCATCGCCTTTTGATGAGGTGCTGGAGTTTTTCTCTATTGTGATTCCTGATGGCGCATTTACTTCACAGTTGCAGCACTTACAAGTGGGCGATGAGTTATTGCTCAATACCATGCCATTTGGATTTTTGACTTTAGCGCGTTATCAGCAGCCGCTGCCCAAAGATTTATGGCTATTGGCTACCGGTACTGGCTTAGCGCCCTTTTTATCGATGTTGCAAGATTTGCAAACCTGGCAAGATTATGGGCATATTGTGTTGGCATACAGTGCGCGAACGGCTGATGAATTGGCCTATGTGGATAAAATTAAGCAGCTACAAGATGATTTTGGCTTACTGGTGGACAATCCTGCACGCTTGATTTTTGTGCCCATTGTCACACGAGAACCCGTTGACGGTGCGTTAGGCGCACGTTTGCCCAAGCTATTATTAGAAGGAACACTGCAACAACAGGCTGGCATTGCGCTGGAGATTGATAGCGCTCATGTGATGGTGTGCGGCAATCCCGAAATGGTTGATGACACTAAAGAGGCGTTAAAAACGCTTGGCTTGGTGATGAATCGCCGCGGTGAGGGCAATATTGCCGTAGAGAATTATTGGTAA
- a CDS encoding NADH-quinone oxidoreductase subunit N, producing the protein MNEFTMNDLMRLMPYAPIIAVVITVLLVMIAITIKRSHVVTGTITVVGLNIGLFTLLAQIGGVISSGSAVPQAEQLFVIDNFAQFNMVVIFICALACCTLSYAYLMNLKDNKDELYLLMLLSTTGALLMVCSQHMAAFFMSLELLSVPLYGLLAYTFLRDRSLESGLKYLVLSATASATLLMGMAFIYAQVGSLSFKQISVQLATMYESPLLIVGAAMMMFGIAFKLSAAPFHTWTPDVYEGAPAPVATYLASVTKVAMMALAIRFLIDSALLALPSVQMLIMVMATLSILIGNVLAVRQTNLKRLLGYSSIAHMGYVMVVIVSIGSAADSISSMYMAVYAFTSIGAFGVVTLMSSPYRQSGEADELVHYQGLFWRRPVLTAVLTIMLLSLAGIPLTAGFITKLFAILAAVQGTNWFLVAMIILGSAIGLFYYLRVMLTLFKRPKEFIEFDVTGQWGMRMGGIMVIAVTVVVILFGILPNSLIVWSNMARIW; encoded by the coding sequence ATGAATGAATTTACGATGAATGATTTGATGAGGCTGATGCCTTATGCGCCAATCATTGCGGTAGTCATTACCGTGCTGTTAGTCATGATTGCTATCACGATTAAACGCTCCCATGTGGTCACTGGCACCATTACAGTGGTAGGGCTGAATATCGGTCTGTTTACGCTACTGGCGCAAATAGGTGGGGTTATCAGTAGCGGTTCAGCCGTACCACAAGCTGAGCAGTTATTTGTGATTGATAACTTTGCTCAGTTTAATATGGTAGTTATTTTTATCTGTGCGCTGGCGTGTTGTACGCTGTCGTACGCTTATTTGATGAACCTAAAAGACAATAAAGATGAGCTGTATTTGCTCATGCTGTTATCGACCACTGGTGCGTTGTTAATGGTATGCTCGCAGCATATGGCAGCATTCTTTATGAGTTTAGAGCTGCTGTCGGTACCGTTATATGGTCTATTGGCTTACACCTTTTTACGCGACCGTTCGCTTGAGTCGGGGCTTAAGTATTTAGTATTATCAGCGACGGCATCGGCGACATTATTAATGGGTATGGCATTTATATATGCGCAAGTGGGCTCATTAAGCTTTAAGCAGATTAGTGTACAGCTAGCGACTATGTATGAGTCACCGCTATTAATAGTGGGTGCGGCAATGATGATGTTTGGTATTGCCTTTAAGTTATCGGCAGCGCCGTTTCATACGTGGACGCCTGACGTTTATGAAGGTGCACCTGCTCCTGTTGCGACTTATTTGGCATCCGTGACTAAAGTGGCGATGATGGCACTGGCTATTCGCTTCTTAATTGATAGCGCGCTGCTAGCGTTACCATCGGTACAGATGCTCATTATGGTCATGGCGACCTTATCTATTCTCATCGGTAACGTATTAGCCGTACGTCAGACCAATCTTAAGCGCTTACTCGGTTACTCTTCTATTGCCCATATGGGTTATGTGATGGTGGTTATCGTCAGTATTGGCAGTGCCGCTGATAGTATCTCTAGTATGTATATGGCGGTTTATGCCTTTACCTCTATCGGGGCATTTGGTGTCGTGACCTTGATGTCGAGCCCTTATCGCCAGTCAGGTGAAGCGGACGAATTGGTACATTATCAAGGGTTATTTTGGCGCCGTCCGGTATTAACAGCGGTGCTGACCATTATGCTGCTGTCATTAGCCGGTATCCCACTAACGGCAGGCTTTATTACTAAGCTATTTGCCATACTTGCAGCAGTTCAAGGCACCAACTGGTTCTTAGTAGCCATGATTATCTTAGGTAGTGCTATTGGTTTGTTCTATTATCTGCGTGTGATGTTAACCCTGTTTAAACGTCCAAAAGAGTTTATTGAGTTTGACGTTACTGGGCAATGGGGTATGCGTATGGGCGGTATCATGGTGATTGCGGTGACAGTCGTGGTTATCTTATTTGGTATCCTACCTAATAGCTTAATCGTGTGGTCAAATATGGCTCGCATTTGGTAA